TACCGCCGCCACCACCGACTCCAATAACTTTAATTACTGCACCTTGTACAGATGCTGCATCAAATGAAAATGCCATTTTAATTTTTCCTCACTTTAATTTTAGTCGAACATGCTACCAAAGATACCACGTAAACGATCACCCACTTTTTGTTTTGGCTCATTTGCTTCCTTCTGTTGAGGCGGCAATTGTTCCAATTGTGATTCAAGAGTAGTCGACTCTTGCGGTTGAGCAAAACTTCTAGTTTTGGGTGCAACACCTGATGGCTTAATATCAATTGGTTTTCTTCTTAATTTTTCATCACCAGAAACTGCACCTTGCGCTAAAATATCAACTTCAGTAAGTGTTCCTACGTATTCAACAATGCTAATAATATTAGCAAACATAGGATTTCTGATGCCGACTTGGTTTGGAACATGAAGTTTAACATTGGAACCAAAAATTTCTTGAGCGATTTCTACAACCCCAGGCATGATAGCAGCTCCACCCACAATAACAATTCCACCAGGCAGATCTAATAATCTACCGCGTTCTAAGTCTTGTTTAATACGGTCTAGCAAGTGACGAACACGCGCTGATATAATTTCGGAAAGGTAGCGTTCAGTAATTTCAACCGGATTACGTTCACCCACCACTTCCACCTGAACAGTTTCAGTTGAACTCGCTTCAGCTACATTAGCTTCACCAAAGTTAAACTTAAGTGCCTCAGCCACTTGGTGGGATGTTTTAAGGACTTTAGAAATATCCTTAGTAACATAATCACCACCTTCGGCATAAGTATTGGTGAATTGCAATTCTTGTGCTCGCATTGAAGCTACTGTGGTTTGACCGCCTCCCATGTCAATGACGGTGGCTCCAAACTCACGTTCTCCTTCATTCAAAACTGACTTGGTAAGAGCCAGTGGAGAAATAATAATATTTTCAACTTCAATACCTGCACGTTCTACTGTTTTACGAAGATTATGCAAAATAGTACTTGGTCCAGTATAAATTAGACCGCGCATTTCTAAACGAATTCCCATCATTCCGCGAGGATCGCGAATACCTTGGAAACCATCCACAATGAATTCTTCAGGAATAAGTGAAATCACTTCACGTTCTGGTGTGATGCTCTTTGTTAAAGCTGAACGAACAACACTATCAACATCTTCATCTTTGATTTCCTTAGATTCACTAGGAACAGGAATCATTCCCTGTGTTGGCTCAATTTGCAACAGATTTGCCGGTAGACCAACATTAACCTTGCTGATTGACATCCCTGCTTTTTCTTCTGCTTCTTTAATTGCTGATTTAATGGCTTCTGCCGCAGTATCTATATCAATAATGATACCGTCTTTTACACCCGAACTTTTGACATTGCTAACACCAATAACATTCATACTGCCATTGATAAATTCAGCAACTAAAACTTTAATCGAGCTTGTTCCTATATCCAATCCTGTAAAAAAGCCATCTCTAGCCATTTACTCGACCTCTCTATCTTTCCAATCTATTACTATTAAAAACTGTCAAAAACAGAATTATTCAGAAAATATTATACCATAAAAAAACGTAAAATGTTAAGCTTTTTACGTTTTTTGTTATAGAAACTTAATTTCCTATCTCTCATTGTTATTATTGAGATATGGTTGCCTGCGTTACTGATTGTGAACCTTCTTGTGAATTTGCTTCTGAAGATTGTGTTGAATCAGTATTTTCAGCATTAGAGGAGTTCTCAGAAGATTCTGTTGTAGCTGTTGTCTTATGTTCTGCAATCGAAGCTTCTATATCTGCAGTTGTACTATAAATCCCCACCTCCATATCAACAATACTGCCGTCTGTAAGATTCTTTTTAATTTTAGAATAATAAGGTAATTTTGTATCAATTTCTGATAAAGGAACACGAACACTGTTGTTATCTTTCATTTCCAATAAAAGCAGATCCTTAGTAGAGCTGGAATTAACAGAAGAAATGACTTTAATACTACCAACTAAGGATTTATCAAGTTTTGCCAATTTTTGAACCAGTTTTCGAACCTCTTTTTCCTGATCTAAATTAATAGTCACAAATGAACCAGGTAATTCTGAAGCGTTAACGGTATCAACACGGGTACCATTTTCTAAAATTGGGACATAGCCTTTATCCGTTTGTCTATAAGCAATAATACGATATTCTTTTACTCTTAAAGTAAAATGATTGGGAAAATGATAAACTAATTTTGCCTCCTTTACCCATTTATCTTTAGACTTAAGATTTCTTTCAAAACGATTGGCCTGAAAAAGTAAGGTCGTTAGATAATCTGATTTCTTAATCCCTAATTCTTCAATTAACTGAGATTCAATGGCATTTTTATTACCCGAAACAGTTATCTCCTTTTGACGACTCAAAGGACTAATCATAAATAAGGAGGCAATTAAAACAATGCTTGAAATGATAATAACCATAGCAGCCTGCCAGTAGTCCTTTCGAGGAAGTTTTGGCACTTTCTTTTCTTTTTTTATCTTTTTAGGTGTAGCTGGCTTTTTTTTAGGCTCTTCTTGTTTTTTATCATCAAATAAACTTGAAGGTTGCTTATCACTTTCCTTACTGTCTGCTTCTTTATCAGTTTGAAACTGAGCCTTTTTTTCAGCCATTTTCTTTTCATTTAGTTTTTCTTTTTCGCGTTTTTCTTCTTGTTTTTTCTTAAGAAATTCCAAATTGCGCTGCTGCCATTCTGTCAAAGGAATTTCTTGCTTTTCTGTATCTTTATCTTTCGCCATTATTTTCCTTTACTCTTAGATGTTATATCTGTTAACAAAAGATTGTAAAAATCATTTGGAGTCTTTATCTCACTTGATGAAGTCATTTTATCTTGATAAACGGTTTGATTTTCTAATAAATCTTTGATCACTTTATCAAGTTCTGCAAAGTTTAGATTTTCTTCAGATAATTGTTGGGCATAACCTTTTTCCTCAAAATAAGCAGCATTTTCAAGCTGATCACCACGACTAGCTTCTTTTCCTAATGGCACAATGATATGAAGTTTTGCCATAGCAAGCAGCTCAAAGATGGTGTTGGAACCACCGCGTGTAATAACAACATCTGCTAAATCCATCAAGGGCTGATACATTTCCGTCACGTAATCTACACGATAAAGATTTTGGCTTAAATTATTTAATGTTTTATCGCCAGAAATATTGATAACATTATAATGCTTAGTGAGTTCTGGTGTATCAGAAATAAATTGATTGAAAACTTTGGCTCCAGCTGAACCTCCAATAAACAGCAAAGTTTTTAAACGAGGATCAAAATATTCTTTAATCGTTTTAATTTCTGTATTATCATCACTGCTAGAAATAGTTTGATTAACTTTAGTAATAGCTCCAACGTGTTTTGTTTTAGTCAAATTATCAGATTGTTCAAACGTTGTGTACATGGTAGTGGCAAATTTATAAGCAATTCGGTTAGCCAGTCCCATTGATAAATCAGATTCATGAACAAAAACAGGGATTCTCAAAAGATTAGCGGCTACAACAGGAGGAACTGAAACAAACCCACCTTTAGAAAATAGTACTTGTGGACGAACCTTCACCATAATCGTAAGAGACTGCAGAACACCCCAACCAACCTTGAAAACATCTAGTACATTTTTCAAAGAAAAGTAACGGCGCAGTTTACCTGTTGCAATTGAATGAAAGATGACATCAAAATCTGACTGCTCAATTTGTTCATGCTCAATGCCATGTTTATCACCAATATAGTGCACTTCCCAGCCATCTTTTAAAAAGCGGGGAATAAGGAGTAAATTAAGAGTAACATGACCGACTGTCCCACCACCTGTAAAGATAATTTTCTTTTTTGCCATGCCTATTCTCCTTTAAGAGACTTAAAAGTTGTGATAAATTCATCTCCACGAACTTCAAAATTTTTATACATATCCCAGCTAGCATTGGCAGGACTA
This region of Streptococcus mutans genomic DNA includes:
- the ftsA gene encoding cell division protein FtsA; protein product: MARDGFFTGLDIGTSSIKVLVAEFINGSMNVIGVSNVKSSGVKDGIIIDIDTAAEAIKSAIKEAEEKAGMSISKVNVGLPANLLQIEPTQGMIPVPSESKEIKDEDVDSVVRSALTKSITPEREVISLIPEEFIVDGFQGIRDPRGMMGIRLEMRGLIYTGPSTILHNLRKTVERAGIEVENIIISPLALTKSVLNEGEREFGATVIDMGGGQTTVASMRAQELQFTNTYAEGGDYVTKDISKVLKTSHQVAEALKFNFGEANVAEASSTETVQVEVVGERNPVEITERYLSEIISARVRHLLDRIKQDLERGRLLDLPGGIVIVGGAAIMPGVVEIAQEIFGSNVKLHVPNQVGIRNPMFANIISIVEYVGTLTEVDILAQGAVSGDEKLRRKPIDIKPSGVAPKTRSFAQPQESTTLESQLEQLPPQQKEANEPKQKVGDRLRGIFGSMFD
- a CDS encoding cell division protein FtsQ/DivIB, with the translated sequence MAKDKDTEKQEIPLTEWQQRNLEFLKKKQEEKREKEKLNEKKMAEKKAQFQTDKEADSKESDKQPSSLFDDKKQEEPKKKPATPKKIKKEKKVPKLPRKDYWQAAMVIIISSIVLIASLFMISPLSRQKEITVSGNKNAIESQLIEELGIKKSDYLTTLLFQANRFERNLKSKDKWVKEAKLVYHFPNHFTLRVKEYRIIAYRQTDKGYVPILENGTRVDTVNASELPGSFVTINLDQEKEVRKLVQKLAKLDKSLVGSIKVISSVNSSSTKDLLLLEMKDNNSVRVPLSEIDTKLPYYSKIKKNLTDGSIVDMEVGIYSTTADIEASIAEHKTTATTESSENSSNAENTDSTQSSEANSQEGSQSVTQATISQ
- a CDS encoding UDP-N-acetylglucosamine--N-acetylmuramyl-(pentapeptide) pyrophosphoryl-undecaprenol N-acetylglucosamine transferase — protein: MAKKKIIFTGGGTVGHVTLNLLLIPRFLKDGWEVHYIGDKHGIEHEQIEQSDFDVIFHSIATGKLRRYFSLKNVLDVFKVGWGVLQSLTIMVKVRPQVLFSKGGFVSVPPVVAANLLRIPVFVHESDLSMGLANRIAYKFATTMYTTFEQSDNLTKTKHVGAITKVNQTISSSDDNTEIKTIKEYFDPRLKTLLFIGGSAGAKVFNQFISDTPELTKHYNVINISGDKTLNNLSQNLYRVDYVTEMYQPLMDLADVVITRGGSNTIFELLAMAKLHIIVPLGKEASRGDQLENAAYFEEKGYAQQLSEENLNFAELDKVIKDLLENQTVYQDKMTSSSEIKTPNDFYNLLLTDITSKSKGK